The Hypomesus transpacificus isolate Combined female chromosome 2, fHypTra1, whole genome shotgun sequence genome window below encodes:
- the LOC124476920 gene encoding uncharacterized protein LOC124476920 isoform X3: MNWTMERLEQPAKKSNDREEGALDSSMDVEEVKVCNIMPRKLFIPPKKDRLEPLKMDMSKSVVMPLTSSQLSLECLECHIIFSDHKSRERHLKLSHPAQYEQCILGDAMFACYVCDRHFTNSTDLMTHQRAHTEKQPFKCPICGDAFSRSSELTLHKKIHIGQHGYTCSVCGKPCKTLTLLKYHSRTHTGERPYVCKDCGKRFSMTKALQKHQQTHSVEGSEGNEEIQTSSAKALQKKNGLSAVKYPCSICKATFKTDKTRMHHMKRKHPTEPLAGQQVKLGMPIITPAPMFFPHLEPLGPLQQVDNIDTEQIRKLIESLGNVQRVNQVVVLGQVPPHAQPLDLQRFQCIGEPLQLHLTPPQLELVELKETGSLELGLTVMPCEGTAITNTIQPVVLDEQMEHPSLSLTRADECAFPVEKAGPTIVEAEEVLTHRGEMRPEQLLEPAETGQRAEGHSADPNVSQSEGVELEQVQEQTVVLELTPLVPTLDMELPPTVQEGLMSESSLVPITELEQTSGQSLIGQCELMPVPTLTPTVELELTTSSLVQTVTFTQTSEHESNQGQGETAHTETSSGVEVISNLEIDSAKQKVDEVVQDSTEKHPLEDGEREKGLGMPDNAEEQGFHSKVNSIKHNVSQTSLPPPETKQLKTVSQLPINMSVQEFVKVRKRKQATLQHSLEAMQNVEKPVKRRKTKKARLVVKFGPKEKKEKKRKSKKPKPSRPVKLLQREVQTQHQNEMFVSTPTNEDKKVPSKQKLVKEKNDKQRKMISKSEIKSTNTVNNLQVQQMQVTSKKKKMKRNKDAIHEGSEQSTEHDTIISPKPPNKNTQTHLQEGQPKKTKDGKQPRKEKKRKLEEANLEKMSLLSLEIPDPKLAQQSLLLLKGHKQPQLKVYKLDASQASDEPPEPQSQSSPSKGNTLRQRRNGPGGKSLNMLSVGMQKKVGRPKKNQKGLSLLTSLFTTLPSDSQPTKPKKAPRKRSGTSKVETEGVISSSHSGRALECNDCGANFNEVSSLQGHKAAMHAVESPELTYTNGNIFEGVTGSNLGKAPNVSTKSIEIPVNPNPFGMHVASDWDVEAEVGETASSDKEGQGLSFPALNPSPSLALAEGDGCEDRNLQGHGDPPEHSTPSHSPPPIVSPGPLISDQAKPLVSGQSPPHLTSIETLDTSLHAEAGGHVAGEGVPESQSHVQESRKISLTPDYTSEHQAPVEDDIKEELLLEVDLVTVGEQNEREGQSLCQKSTTGQTVKGLSQSEVENTHEPLTHEDLNENVEIAETRPSTQSSSSSTEHPEIKQEEEEILVQRKEEEKKGVAPKNVARRRRRGSGRGRRTPRGRLDGDSQRRVRSDKDTDECQVVCEQPSLPVDSEMKDDVQIGAPQPCRVAASSVEPEIDSRPEPHRDIVPAASAPNVPSSLEESPEEQVVFELESVTTSVEEVLKSEEGLGIGVGEQDRNTVQSPGIILERFLTSRRREGEDEEQRSDSPSILHSFQTKPHSEPQLQQGIKSVLVKQEMTVSQNDPPDAVGQKQIRWSVEQVDIHSGPGLQPDMGERIQASSVDSSVRQCIFYPVKQEEREVLLEPSQSHPGVSSSGEQEDQFVKHQAMPTFGRLHDRSSGEEREGIDTAEDILFFPGELDFEQQDTSELLEFLLNSSDDEDSVDMELCNPQPDSEALLMAGFQNQHGQHHPNETTTIKMSTCEPQAHSRSTTGSSCAQRDGERNSCGKPIDYFLRYLGWDTWADIANCTNKMSKLTNPVTAKEVCQFVGIHIAMGTLKFPSLQLYWQDFTKVPLIAEAMSASRFSQISCKLKLASPPIDNVRDIRYDEGASRAGNNSNTDMPRDTGRDEDRAQDTPTHLIAGPVTTGSDRSGQSHTSQMHDQSAKFTTCRNSIPSRNVQRCADQQNCCATKMDPLWRVRPILNRIQAGCEMLRREGDHGIDQYTIPLTARAVNHNDNQPSLNSTVLLGSSGMILHLDLSLDLSDKEGTVEKMVPRDGMVYLCKQELSTPAMLERLLESGVHSAGKVGGARGQIGDEFVSSDGKLMLRRSHHGFILSTVGKKQPYVASLVDNFEIAEKAAHLNKDLRELYRTPWSASAASRWPQVVLWYLTDVALVNSWLHYRQDRHPGPKPEALNLMAFRLEVSKALILSSGSDTQDSIPPQPPAQTVHTQGVLPNPGLMQVGPLPDAATRYDGSGHWPEQVGEGEESRCRFGGCERTSRVRCLKCCVFLCISRNHNCFLNFHSHGFF, translated from the exons ATGAACTGGACCATGGAGAGGCTAGAACAACCAGCTAAGA AGTCTAATGATCGTGAAGAGGGGGCTCTAGATTCTTCTATGGATGTAGAGGAGGTGAAAGTGTGTAACATAATGCCTCGCAAACTATTCATCCCTCCCAAGAAGGACAGACTGGAGCCTCTGAAGATGGACATGTCTAAGTCCGTGGTGATGCCTCTAACAT CTTCCCAGCTCTCCTTGGAGTGCCTGGAGTGCCACATCATCTTCAGCGATCACAAGAGCAGGGAGCGCCACCTCAAGCTGAGTCACCCAGCGCAGTACGAGCAATGCATCCTGGGGGATGCCATGTTCGCCTGCTACGTCTGTGACCGTCACTTCACCAACTCCACTGACCTTATGACCCACCAGCGGGCCCACACCGAGAAGCAGCCGTTCAAGTGTCCCATCTGTGGCGACGCCTTCTCCAGATCCTCAGAGCTCACCCTCCATAAGAAAATCCACATAGGTCAGCATGGCTACACCTGCTCAGTCTGCGGAAAGCCCTGCAAGACTCTGACCCTGCTGAAATATcacagccgcacacacacaggggagaggcCGTATGTGTGCAAGGACTGTGGCAAGCGTTTTAGCATGACCAAGGCTCTCCAGAAACACCAGCAGACACACTCGGTGGAAGGGTCGGAAGGAAACGAGGAAATCCAGACTTCCTCTGCAAAGGCACTTCAGAAGAAAAATG GTTTGTCTGCAGTGAAATACCCCTGCTCAATATGCAAGGCCACCTTTAAGACCGACAAAACACGAATGCACCACATGAAACGCAAGCATCCGACTGAGCCATTGGCTGGACAACAGGTGAAACTGGGAATGCCTATTATAACCCCGGCCCCCATGTTCTTCCCACACTTGGAACCCCTTGGACCCCTTCAACAAGTAGACAACATAGACACTGAACAAATCCGCAAACTCATCGAGTCTTTGGGAAACGTACAGAGAGTCAACCAGGTGGTTGTACTGGGGCAGGTACCACCTCATGCCCAGCCTCTGGACCTGCAGCGGTTCCAGTGCATTGGAGAACCATTGCAACTACATCTTACTCCTCCACAGTTGGAGCTAGTGGAGTTGAAAGAGACTGGGTCATTAGAACTGGGATTGACGGTCATGCCTTGTGAGGGGACAGCGATAACGAATACAATACAGCCAGTCGTACTAGACGAACAAATGGAGCACCCGTCACTTTCACTCACACGGGCAGATGAATGCGCTTTCCCGGTGGAAAAAGCAGGGCCAACAATAGTTGAGGCTGAGGAGGTGctgacacacagaggggagatgAGGCCTGAGCAGCTTCTTGAACCGGCAGAGACCGGACAGAGAGCAGAAGGTCATTCTGCGGATCCAAACGTCTCTCAGAGTGAGGGGGTTGAACTGGAACAAGTCCAAGAGCAAACAGTCGTATTGGAACTCACGCCATTGGTACCGACTCTGGATATGGAACTGCCTCCAACCGTACAGGAAGGGCTAATGTCTGAATCCTCTCTGGTGCCAATCACTGAACTGGAGCAGACCTCTGGCCAATCTCTAATAGGTCAGTGTGAATTGATGCCTGTCCCAACTCTTACCCCAACGGTTGAGTTAGAGTTGACAACTTCCTCTTTGGTACAGACAGTGACATTTACTCAAACTTCAGAACATGAAAGTAATCAGGGACAAGGGGAAACCGCACATACAGAAACGAGTAGTGGAGTTGAAGTAATTTCCAATCTGGAAATTGACTCGGCTAAGCAGAAGGTGGACGAAGTTGTACAGGACTCCACTGAGAAACATCCAttggaagatggagagagggagaagggcctTGGCATGCCCGATAATGCAGAGGAACAGGGGTTTCATTCTAAAGTAAACAGCATAAAACATAATGTGTCACAGAcatctcttcctccaccagAGACTAAACAGCTTAAAACGGTTTCACAACTACCAATAAATATGTCAGTTCAAGAATTTGTAAAAGTACGGAAAAGAAAACAGGCTACGTTGCAGCATAGTTTGGAGGCAATGCAGAATGTTGAAAAACCTGTCAAACGgcgaaaaacaaaaaaagctcGATTAGTTGTCAAATTTGGCcccaaagagaaaaaagagaaaaagagaaagtccAAGAAGCCAAAACCTTCCAGGCCTGTCAAGCTGCTTCAGAGAGAAGTGCAAACACAACACCAAAATGAAATGTTTGTCTCAACGCCAACAAATGAAGACAAAAAAGTGCCTTCAAAACAAAAGTTggtgaaagaaaaaaatgacaaacaaaGGAAGATGATATCCAAATCTGAAATCAAATCCACCAATACGGTCAATAATTTGCAAGTGCAACAAATGCAAGTAACAtctaagaaaaagaaaatgaaaaggAATAAAGATGCAATTCACGAGGGTTCAGAGCAGTCAACTGAGCACGACACCATCATCTCGCCAAAGCcaccaaacaaaaacacacagacacatctacaGGAAGGCCAGCCTAAGAAAACAAAGGATGGCAAACAGCCcaggaaggagaaaaagagaaagctaGAAGAGGCTAATCTGGAAAAGATGAGCCTTCTCTCATTAGAGATACCAGACCCCAAATTAGCACAACAGTCCTTACTTTTACTTAAAGGCCATAAACAACCCCAGTTAAAAGTTTACAAATTAGATGCCTCGCAGGCCTCAGATGAACCTCCGGAGCCTCAGTCCCAATCCTCTCCGAGTAAAGGCAACACACTCCGACAGAGGAGGAACGGCCCAGGTGGTAAATCCCTTAACATGCTAAGTGTTGGAATGCAGAAAAAAGTGGGGAGGCCCAAGAAAAACCAGAAAGGACTTTCACTGTTGACGTCTCTCTTCACCACCTTGCCCTCTGACTCACAACCCACCAAGCCAAAGAAAGCTCCCAGAAAGCGCAGTGGCACCTCCAAGGTGGAGACCGAGGGAGTCATCTCCTCGTCTCATTCCGGCCGAGCCCTTGAGTGTAACGACTGTGGGGCAAATTTCAATgaggtctcctccctccagggaCACAAGGCAGCCATGCATGCTGTTGAAAGCCCCGAGCTGACTTACACCAACGGCAACATCTTTGAGGGCGTTACGGGTTCCAACCTAGGCAAGGCTCCAAACGTGAGTACAAAATCGATTGAAATTCCAGTGAATCCAAACCCATTTGGCATGCACGTCGCTTCAGACTGGGACGTGGAAGCAGAGGTGGGAGAAACAGCCTCAAGTGACAAAGAGGGGCAAGGGCTTTCTTTCCCAGCCCtgaacccctccccctcactggCTCTTGCTGAAGGTGATGGATGTGAAGACAGAAACCTTCAGGGCCATGGTGATCCTCCAGAGCACTCAACTCCatctcactctcctccaccGATTGTCTCCCCGGGTCCTCTCATATCTGACCAGGCAAAACCCCTCGTGTCGGGCcagtcccctcctcacctcacgtCCATAGAAACCCTCGACACCTCTCTCCACGCCGAGGCTGGCGGGCATGTGGCTGGGGAGGGTGTCCCAGAGAGTCAGAGCCATGTGCAGGAGAGCCGTAAGATTTCCCTAACTCCAGATTATACTTCTGAACACCAAGCTCCAGTAGAGGATGATATTAAGGAGGAGTTACTTTTGGAGGTGGATTTAGTCACTGTAGGGGAACAAAATGAAAGAGAAGGCCAGAGCTTGTGTCAAAAGAGTACCACAGGTCAGACTGTAAAAGGATTGAGTCAAAGCGAAGTAGAGAACACCCATGAACCCCTTACACATGAggatctgaatgaaaatgttgaGATAGCTGAAACGAGGCCAAGCACACAGTCGTCCTCCAGCTCCACAGAGCATCCAGAGATcaagcaagaggaggaggagatactCGTCCaaagaaaagaagaggagaagaagggagttGCTCCAAAGAATGTGGCTAGGCGCAGAAGGAGAGGATCCGGGCGTGGAAGGAGAACACCAAGGGGACGTTTAGACGGAGACAGCCAGAGACGGGTACGTTCAGACAAAGATACAGATGAATGTCAGGTTGTCTGTGAGCAGCCCTCGCTCCCTGTCGATTCAGAGATGAAAGATGACGTACAAATTGGTGCTCCGCAACCTTGTCGTGTGGCAGCTTCAAGTGTTGAGCCAGAGATCGATTCTAGACCGGAGCCCCACAGAGACATTGTTCCTGCTGCATCTGCACCAAACGTGCCGTCTTCCCTTGAGGAGTCACCGGAGGAGCAGGTCGTTTTTGAGCTGGAGTCGGTCACCACCAGTGTGGAGGAAGTGCTGAAGTCAGAGGAAGGTTTGGGAATTGGAGTGGGGGAGCAGGACAGAAACACTGTCCAGTCTCCAGGCATCATACTGGAGAGGTTCCTTACCTCGAGACGCAGAGAGGGGGAAGACGAGGAGCAGCGCTCTGATTCACCTTCTATATTGCACAGCTTTCAGACCAAACCACATTCAGAGCCACAGCTCCAACAGGGTATTAAGTCTGTTCTGGTGAAGCAGGAGATGACCGTTTCACAGAATGATCCTCCGGACGCAGTGGGGCAGAAGCAGATCAGATGGAGTGTGGAGCAGGTGGACATTCATAGCGGCCCAGGTTTAC agccagacatgGGTGAGCGGATCCAAGCCTCTTCTGTTGACTCCAGTGTCAGGCAGTGCATCTTCTACCCAgtgaagcaggaggagagagaagttcTTCTGGAGCCTTCTCAGAGTCACCCTGGGGTCTCCTCCTCAGGGGAGCAGGAAGATCAGTTTGTAAAACACCAGGCCATGCCAACCTTTGGTAGACTGC ATGACAGAAGCTCAGGAGAAGAGCGTGAAGGGATTGACACAGCAGAGG ACATTCTCTTTTTTCCAGGTGAACTCGACTTTGAACAGCAGGACACTTCTGAGCTTCTAGAATTTCTCCTGAATAGTTCTGATGATGAAGATTCTGTTGATATGGAATTATGTAATCCACAACCTGACTCAGAAGCCCTGCTTATGGCGGGTTTTCAAAATCAACATGGACAACATCATCCAAATGAAACAACAACAATCAA AATGTCGACCTGTGAGCCTCAGGCTCATTCCAGATCCACAACTGGATCATCCTGCGcacaaagagatggagaaagaaataGCTGTGGAAAGCCCATCGATTACTTCCTCAGGTATCTCGGCTGGGATACCTGGGCAGATATTGCCAACTGTACAAATAAAATGTCCAAACTGACAAACCCAGTCACAGCCAAAGAAGTCTGTCAGTTTGTTGGTATCCACATTGCAATGGGCACTTTAAAG TTTCCCAGTTTACAACTCTACTGGCAGGACTTCACCAAGGTTCCACTGATTGCTGAGGCCATGTCGGCCTCCCGGTTTTCACAGATTTCCTGCAAGCTAAAGCTAGCATCTCCACCCATTGACAACGTTAGGGACATAAGATATGACGAAGGTGCAAGCCGAGCTGGTAACAATAGTAACACTGACATGCCTAGGGACACGGGAAGAGATGAGGACAGAGCCCAAGACACTCCAACTCATCTCATCGCTGGCCCAGTTACAACTGGGTCAGACAGGAGTGGCCAAAGTCATACAAGTCAAATGCATGACCAAAGTGCTAAGTTTACGACATGTAGAAACTCAATCCCTTCTAGAAATGTACAAAGGTGTGCAGATCAACAAAACTGCTGTGCGACGAAAATGGATCCCCTTTGGAGGGTCCGACCCATACTGAACCGCATCCAGGCAGGATGTGAGATGCTTAGGCGAGAGGGGGACCATGGAATTGACCAATATACCATTCCTTTGACAGCTAGGGCAGTCAACCACAATGACAACCAGCCCTCCCTGAACAGCACTGTCTTACTAGGATCCTCTGGTATGATCCTACATTTGGATCTAAGTTTGGATCTGTCTGACAAAGAGGGCACGGTTGAGAAAATGGTTCCCAGAGATGGGATGGTGTATCTCTGTAAGCAAGAGCTCTCAACCCCAGCCATGCTAGAGCGCCTCCTTGAGTCGGGTGTTCATAGTGCAGGCAAAGTGGGTGGAGCTCGGGGGCAGATTGGGGATGAGTTTGTCAGTTCAGATGGGAAATTGATGCTCCGCAGATCCCATCATGGCTTCATCCTGTCCACCGTAGGTAAGAAGCAGCCATATGTAGCATCTTTGGTCGACAATTTTGAAATAGCAGAAAAGGCTGCCCATCTTAACAAAGACTTGAGAGAACTTTACCGCACCCCGTGGTCAGCATCGGCCGCATCCCGCTGGCCCCAAGTAGTCCTTTGGTACCTTACAGATGTGGCTCTGGTCAACTCATGGCTGCATTACCGGCAGGACCGCCATCCTGGGCCGAAGCCGGAGGCTTTGAACCTCATGGCATTCCGGTTGGAGGTTTCCAAGGCCCTCATCCTATCCAGTGGCTCCGACACCCAGGACTCGATTCCTCCACAACCACCAGCTCAGACAGTGCATACCCAAGGTGTGCTTCCGAATCCTGGTCTGATGCAGGTAGGGCCTCTGCCAGATGCAGCCACCCGGTACGACGGTTCGGGCCACTGGCCTGAGCAGgttggggagggagaagagagcaggTGTCGCTTCGGAGGATGTGAGCGAACATCTCGGGTGCGGTGCCTcaagtgttgtgtgtttctctgtatctctcgCAACCACAACTGCTTCTTGAATTTCCACAGTCATGGGTTTTTCTGA